A single region of the Plantactinospora soyae genome encodes:
- a CDS encoding VCBS repeat-containing protein: MFAAVGLTASPAHAEPDEATTRALLADAYQTVACDSDGVSSADNATASRLDPQLNGTLRGYLNGYRVSCARMIVAAVKARGLNQRAAQIAVTTAIVEATLQNISEEVDHDSLGLFQQRASWGTRAQRLDPTWATNAFLDKMIRVYPNNSWNTAPIGEVCQAVQVSAYPDRYQAQAHDGGVIAAALWAGNPPQARREALADYNGDGKTDIALFRPSAGTWHVWHTGGSAGVLHTWGSPGDILVPGDYNGDGRTDSALFRPSNGEWHVWYAGGWARLLHTWGEVGDVPVPADYNGDGKTDIALFRPSTGGWHVWYTDGWADLLHTWGGVGDVPVPADYNGDGKTDIALFRPSTGGWHVWYTGGSAYLLHTWGGAGDVVLPGDYNADGKADIALFRPSTGGWHVWYTGGSAYLLHTWGGVGDIPTPGDYNGDGRTDIALFRPSTGGWHVWYTGGSAYLLHTWGGVGDIPLVPNPASRGIQI, from the coding sequence GTGTTCGCCGCCGTCGGCCTGACCGCGTCACCCGCGCACGCCGAACCCGATGAGGCCACGACGAGGGCCCTTCTTGCCGACGCCTACCAGACCGTGGCCTGTGACTCCGACGGGGTCAGCTCGGCCGACAACGCGACGGCCAGCAGGCTCGACCCCCAACTGAACGGCACCCTGCGCGGCTACCTGAACGGCTACCGCGTGTCCTGCGCGCGGATGATCGTGGCTGCGGTCAAGGCCCGTGGCCTCAACCAGCGCGCCGCGCAGATCGCGGTCACCACCGCGATCGTCGAGGCCACGCTGCAGAACATCAGCGAAGAGGTCGACCACGACAGCCTGGGGCTCTTTCAGCAGCGCGCCTCCTGGGGCACCCGGGCACAGCGCCTCGATCCGACCTGGGCGACGAACGCGTTCCTCGACAAGATGATCCGGGTCTACCCGAACAACTCGTGGAACACCGCCCCGATCGGGGAGGTGTGCCAGGCGGTGCAGGTCTCGGCCTACCCGGACAGATACCAGGCGCAGGCGCACGACGGCGGGGTCATCGCCGCCGCGCTGTGGGCCGGCAACCCGCCGCAGGCCAGGCGGGAGGCGTTGGCGGATTACAACGGTGATGGGAAGACGGATATTGCGTTGTTCCGGCCTTCTGCGGGGACGTGGCATGTGTGGCATACCGGGGGTTCGGCGGGTGTGTTGCATACCTGGGGTAGTCCTGGTGACATTCTGGTTCCGGGTGATTACAACGGTGATGGTAGGACCGACAGTGCGTTGTTCCGGCCGTCGAATGGTGAGTGGCATGTCTGGTACGCCGGTGGTTGGGCCAGGTTGTTGCACACCTGGGGTGAGGTGGGTGATGTTCCTGTTCCGGCGGACTATAACGGTGATGGGAAGACGGATATTGCGTTGTTCCGGCCGTCGACGGGTGGTTGGCATGTGTGGTACACCGATGGGTGGGCGGATCTTCTGCATACCTGGGGTGGGGTAGGCGACGTACCGGTGCCGGCGGACTACAACGGTGACGGGAAGACCGACATCGCGTTGTTCCGGCCGTCGACTGGTGGTTGGCATGTGTGGTACACGGGTGGTTCGGCGTATTTGTTGCACACCTGGGGCGGGGCCGGTGATGTGGTCCTGCCCGGGGATTACAACGCCGATGGGAAGGCCGATATTGCGTTGTTCCGGCCGTCGACTGGTGGTTGGCATGTGTGGTACACGGGTGGTTCGGCGTATCTGTTGCATACCTGGGGTGGGGTGGGTGACATCCCGACTCCGGGTGACTACAACGGTGACGGTCGGACGGATATTGCGTTGTTCCGGCCGTCGACCGGTGGTTGGCATGTGTGGTACACGGGCGGTTCTGCGTATCTGTTGCACACCTGGGGCGGGGTAGGCGACATTCCCCTGGTCCCGAATCCCGCCAGCCGCGGCATCCAGATCTGA
- a CDS encoding FG-GAP-like repeat-containing protein, producing MADYNGDGKTDIALFRPSAGTWHVWHTGGSAGVLHTWGSPGDILVPGDYNGDGRTDSALFRPSNGEWHVWYAGGWARLLHTWGEVGDVPVPADYNGDGKTDIALFRPSTGGWHVWYTDGWADLLHTWGGVGDVPVPADYNGDGKTDIALFRPSTGGWHVWYTGGSAYLLHTWGGAGDVVLPGDYNADGKADIALFRPSTGGWHVWYTGGSAYLLHTWGGVGDIPTPGDYNGDGRTDIALFRPSTGGWHVWYTGGSAYLLHTWGGVGDIPLVPNPATRGIQI from the coding sequence TTGGCGGATTACAACGGTGATGGGAAGACGGATATTGCGTTGTTCCGGCCTTCTGCGGGGACGTGGCATGTGTGGCATACCGGGGGTTCGGCGGGTGTGTTGCATACCTGGGGTAGTCCTGGTGACATTCTGGTTCCGGGTGATTACAACGGTGATGGTAGGACCGACAGCGCGTTGTTCCGGCCGTCGAATGGTGAGTGGCATGTCTGGTACGCCGGTGGTTGGGCCAGGTTGTTGCACACCTGGGGTGAGGTGGGTGATGTTCCTGTTCCGGCGGACTATAACGGTGATGGGAAGACGGATATTGCGTTGTTCCGGCCGTCGACGGGTGGTTGGCATGTGTGGTACACCGATGGGTGGGCGGATCTTCTGCATACCTGGGGTGGGGTAGGCGACGTACCGGTGCCGGCGGACTACAACGGTGACGGGAAGACCGACATCGCGTTGTTCCGGCCGTCGACTGGTGGTTGGCATGTGTGGTACACGGGTGGTTCGGCGTATTTGTTGCACACCTGGGGCGGGGCCGGTGATGTGGTCCTGCCCGGGGATTACAACGCCGATGGGAAGGCCGATATTGCGTTGTTCCGGCCGTCGACTGGTGGTTGGCATGTGTGGTACACGGGTGGTTCGGCGTATCTGTTGCATACCTGGGGTGGGGTGGGTGACATCCCGACTCCGGGTGACTACAACGGTGACGGTCGGACGGATATTGCGTTGTTCCGGCCGTCGACCGGTGGTTGGCATGTGTGGTACACGGGCGGTTCTGCGTATCTGTTGCACACCTGGGGCGGGGTAGGCGACATTCCCCTGGTCCCCAATCCCGCCACCCGCGGCATCCAGATCTGA
- a CDS encoding DUF4034 domain-containing protein: MWPFRKSRQQSADVVDDQAGLVVDPAYGDPQARALIHALGIHDWRTARDILTAATDPDTRAYLMEAVGEVDGIQDWIGDWVAAEPESTLPLLVQGCHAVHWAWEARGGKRAENTGQDQFREFFRRLRIAENLLDDVVARDPDDVTARTWLVTSSRGRQVDADEARFRFDEVVKRHPGHVVAHEQRLQYLCAKWFGSHEQMFAFAREATAAAPNGSLLPELLAVAHIEKWHRMPVEESDAYMQSDEVRAELLAAAEKSIFHPDFRRPFAYVPRASAFALALELAHEFEAAARVFELLGDNVSGWPWNYVNEPVAAFMKSREWVYENLS; the protein is encoded by the coding sequence ATGTGGCCGTTCAGGAAGAGCCGGCAGCAGTCGGCTGACGTCGTCGACGATCAGGCTGGCCTCGTCGTCGATCCGGCTTACGGCGACCCGCAGGCACGGGCCCTGATTCACGCGCTGGGCATCCACGACTGGCGTACGGCCCGGGACATCCTCACCGCCGCCACCGATCCGGACACCCGCGCGTACCTCATGGAGGCCGTGGGAGAGGTCGACGGCATCCAGGACTGGATCGGCGACTGGGTCGCCGCCGAGCCGGAGTCCACGCTTCCGCTACTGGTCCAGGGCTGCCACGCGGTGCATTGGGCCTGGGAGGCCCGAGGCGGAAAGCGCGCCGAGAATACCGGCCAGGACCAGTTCCGGGAATTCTTCCGCCGACTACGGATCGCCGAGAACCTGCTGGACGACGTCGTCGCCCGGGACCCGGACGACGTGACCGCCCGGACCTGGCTGGTCACCTCCTCGCGGGGCCGCCAGGTCGATGCCGACGAGGCCCGCTTCCGGTTCGACGAGGTCGTGAAGCGGCACCCTGGTCACGTCGTCGCGCACGAGCAACGGTTGCAGTACCTGTGCGCCAAGTGGTTCGGCAGCCACGAGCAGATGTTCGCCTTTGCTCGCGAGGCCACCGCCGCCGCCCCGAACGGCAGTCTGCTGCCGGAACTGCTGGCCGTCGCGCACATCGAGAAGTGGCACAGGATGCCGGTCGAAGAGAGCGACGCGTACATGCAGTCCGACGAGGTGCGCGCGGAACTGCTGGCCGCAGCCGAGAAGTCCATCTTCCACCCGGACTTCCGGCGCCCCTTCGCCTACGTCCCCAGGGCCAGCGCGTTCGCGCTGGCCCTGGAGTTGGCCCACGAGTTCGAGGCCGCGGCGCGGGTCTTCGAACTGCTCGGCGACAACGTCAGCGGGTGGCCCTGGAACTACGTCAACGAACCCGTCGCGGCCTTCATGAAGTCCCGGGAGTGGGTGTACGAGAACCTCTCCTGA
- a CDS encoding VanZ family protein has translation MLVTVAVLPLAALAVWALARRRSVTGTPSAWAWRMSLAEVGMVYGTVPWVWMIMLPGAQAGAVPGRMSLVPLRDLFTIAADGGPLTLTGQVVGNLLVFAALGFFAPQRFAALASVPRILALAAGCSVLVEAAQYLLRLDRVSSVDDVLLNTAGAVLAAMASRHWWRATPGIRPLPERIRRGSRTPTPGTS, from the coding sequence GTGCTCGTCACGGTGGCCGTACTGCCGTTGGCCGCGCTGGCGGTGTGGGCCCTGGCACGCCGTCGGAGTGTCACCGGCACCCCGTCGGCGTGGGCGTGGCGGATGTCGCTGGCCGAGGTCGGCATGGTCTACGGGACGGTGCCGTGGGTATGGATGATCATGTTGCCGGGCGCCCAGGCTGGCGCCGTCCCCGGTCGGATGAGCCTGGTACCGCTGCGGGACCTGTTCACGATCGCCGCCGACGGGGGGCCGCTGACGCTGACGGGCCAGGTCGTCGGCAACCTGCTGGTGTTCGCGGCACTCGGGTTCTTCGCCCCGCAGCGGTTCGCGGCGCTGGCATCGGTACCCCGGATCCTGGCGCTCGCGGCGGGCTGCTCGGTCCTGGTCGAGGCCGCGCAGTACCTCCTGCGGCTCGATCGGGTGTCCTCCGTGGACGATGTACTGCTCAACACCGCCGGCGCCGTGCTGGCCGCGATGGCGTCACGCCACTGGTGGCGCGCGACGCCCGGAATCCGTCCGCTTCCTGAACGGATCAGGAGAGGTTCTCGTACACCCACTCCCGGGACTTCATGA
- a CDS encoding serine hydrolase domain-containing protein, whose protein sequence is MESVPGINRRRLVGWGGLAAAGAAAGVPLVGAGPGHAAPASTDPVALFAPEPSGHERIPPDTRPGGAYDRYVAKLAAQDRFSGVVLLSHRGRTVLSRSYGMADREKGIRNHEGVAVNLGSAVKPFSAVAVLQLAQRNKLRLSDTVGTYLTGFATEIAEQVTIHHLLTSTAGLNHPEMDLRRVFHSREEVHEFYQQWSRQARLEAAPGTRVDNSGAVFAIAAQIVEAVSGTTYWDYVHEHIFGRCGMTGSAFYTRPQWLTDEHIAHSYMTLEDGSRVDAVRNLDKGSPSPYEPGKNPGRNFIDYAGDGGFATAPDLVRFAHALRDCTVLDRPYVDLLCGAKIPQGKGKDGGPPPAHPSFMAYAMPAKLINGHWVYGRGGANPGSVANWHIYPATGWVSVILGNYDSLPVQDIIQQEMQAILGQD, encoded by the coding sequence ATGGAATCGGTACCTGGTATCAACCGGCGGCGGCTGGTCGGATGGGGTGGGTTGGCGGCAGCCGGTGCGGCGGCCGGCGTGCCGCTGGTGGGCGCCGGGCCCGGCCACGCCGCCCCGGCTTCAACCGACCCCGTCGCACTCTTCGCGCCCGAGCCGTCCGGGCACGAACGGATCCCGCCGGACACCCGGCCCGGCGGAGCCTACGACCGGTACGTCGCGAAGTTGGCCGCCCAGGACAGGTTCTCCGGCGTGGTGCTGCTGTCGCACCGGGGCCGGACGGTGCTGTCACGCAGCTACGGCATGGCCGACCGGGAGAAGGGGATCCGCAACCACGAGGGCGTCGCGGTCAATCTCGGCTCGGCGGTCAAGCCGTTCTCCGCGGTGGCCGTCCTGCAGTTGGCGCAGCGGAACAAACTGAGGCTGTCGGACACGGTGGGCACCTACCTGACCGGCTTCGCCACGGAAATCGCCGAGCAGGTGACCATCCACCACCTGCTCACCAGCACCGCCGGGCTGAACCACCCGGAGATGGACCTGCGACGCGTCTTCCACAGCCGGGAGGAGGTGCACGAGTTCTACCAGCAGTGGTCCCGGCAGGCGAGGCTGGAGGCCGCCCCCGGCACACGCGTCGACAATTCCGGCGCCGTTTTCGCCATCGCCGCGCAGATCGTGGAGGCCGTGTCCGGCACGACGTACTGGGACTATGTGCACGAACACATCTTCGGGCGCTGCGGCATGACCGGCTCGGCGTTCTACACCAGGCCGCAGTGGCTCACCGACGAGCACATCGCGCACTCGTACATGACGCTGGAGGACGGCAGCCGGGTGGACGCCGTCCGCAACCTGGACAAGGGCAGCCCGAGCCCGTACGAGCCGGGCAAGAACCCGGGCCGCAACTTCATCGATTACGCCGGGGACGGCGGCTTCGCCACCGCGCCGGACCTGGTCCGGTTCGCGCACGCGCTGCGCGACTGCACGGTGCTGGACCGGCCCTACGTCGATCTGCTCTGCGGGGCCAAGATCCCCCAGGGCAAGGGCAAGGACGGTGGGCCCCCGCCCGCCCACCCGTCGTTCATGGCGTACGCGATGCCGGCCAAGCTCATCAACGGCCATTGGGTGTACGGGCGCGGCGGCGCCAACCCCGGCAGCGTCGCCAACTGGCACATCTACCCGGCCACCGGTTGGGTCAGCGTCATCCTCGGCAACTACGACAGCCTCCCGGTACAGGACATCATCCAACAGGAGATGCAGGCCATTCTCGGCCAGGACTGA
- a CDS encoding response regulator transcription factor, whose translation MRVLLVEDEQPLARYIASGLRKHGCAVDVAHDGQQALDKCEITPYDVVVLDRDLPVVHGDTVCRMLAQRGAGRVLMLTASGAVSDRVEGLALGADDYLGKPFAFSELVARVAALARRSTPARPPVLRARDVELDPSRRTAERAGRLLSLTPKEFGVLERLLAADGAVVSAETLLDKVWDEHADPFTNAVRITVSTLRRKLGDPPLVETVTGAGYRIAR comes from the coding sequence ATGCGGGTGCTGCTGGTCGAGGACGAACAGCCGCTGGCCAGGTACATCGCGTCCGGGCTGCGCAAGCACGGCTGCGCCGTGGACGTGGCACACGACGGTCAGCAGGCGCTGGACAAATGCGAAATCACCCCGTACGACGTGGTGGTCCTGGACCGGGACCTTCCGGTGGTGCACGGTGACACGGTGTGCCGGATGCTGGCGCAGCGCGGCGCTGGCCGGGTACTGATGCTCACCGCATCCGGTGCCGTGTCCGACCGGGTGGAGGGGCTGGCCCTGGGTGCCGACGACTACCTGGGCAAACCGTTCGCGTTCTCCGAACTGGTCGCCCGGGTGGCTGCGCTGGCCCGGCGCAGTACGCCGGCCCGCCCTCCGGTGCTGCGCGCGCGGGATGTCGAACTCGATCCGTCGCGGCGCACCGCCGAGCGGGCTGGTCGGCTGCTGTCGCTGACCCCGAAGGAGTTCGGGGTGCTGGAACGGCTGCTCGCCGCCGACGGTGCCGTGGTGAGCGCGGAGACGCTGTTGGACAAGGTGTGGGACGAGCACGCCGACCCGTTCACCAATGCCGTACGCATCACCGTCAGCACGCTGCGTCGCAAGCTCGGCGATCCACCGCTGGTGGAAACCGTGACCGGCGCCGGGTACCGGATCGCCCGATGA
- a CDS encoding sensor histidine kinase → MTWRLTARSRLTLLYTGLVLAAGSLLTVSTYLLLFRSLRLNIEEAMSKLLTQAAPPLLVVTALAGLTGWLVAGRILRPIRTISGTANRLSAENLSERVPVGRPADELAMLAATINGMLDRVQRGVSERDRVLDSQRLFVANAAHELRTPLTTMRTAIDVTLDGEPDRAELVAMAGDIATAVETSQRTLDGLLVLARSQAGLSRRSPVDLATVAAAAVADAAGQAADGVVTVQADLHPAPASGEPVLLERMAGNLIENALRYNHTGGHVAVTSGIADGRAFLRVVNTGRPVTPEEERRLFEPFVRGAANGTCGAGLGLSIVRAVVTAHDGEISSTARPTGGMDIAVHLPPALGLPPVPGPTGGSDDPDVRPPRPTARPS, encoded by the coding sequence ATGACCTGGCGACTGACCGCCCGCAGCCGTCTCACACTGCTGTACACCGGCCTGGTGCTGGCCGCCGGATCGCTGTTGACGGTGTCGACGTACCTGCTGCTGTTTCGGAGCCTGCGGCTGAATATCGAGGAGGCGATGTCCAAGCTGCTGACCCAGGCCGCGCCGCCGCTGCTGGTGGTGACCGCACTTGCCGGGCTGACCGGCTGGCTGGTGGCCGGGCGGATCCTGCGGCCGATCCGTACGATCTCCGGTACCGCCAACCGGCTGTCCGCGGAGAACCTGTCCGAACGGGTACCCGTCGGCCGGCCCGCCGACGAACTCGCCATGCTGGCCGCCACCATCAACGGCATGCTGGACCGCGTCCAGCGCGGTGTCTCCGAACGCGACCGGGTCCTGGACAGCCAGCGCCTGTTCGTGGCCAACGCCGCGCACGAACTGCGTACCCCGCTCACCACCATGCGTACCGCCATCGACGTCACCCTTGACGGCGAACCCGACCGGGCAGAACTCGTCGCGATGGCCGGCGACATCGCCACCGCCGTCGAAACCAGCCAACGCACCCTGGACGGGCTCCTGGTCCTGGCCCGCAGCCAGGCCGGCCTGTCCCGCCGGTCGCCCGTGGACCTGGCCACGGTCGCCGCCGCGGCAGTCGCCGACGCCGCCGGCCAAGCGGCGGACGGGGTCGTCACCGTGCAGGCCGACCTGCACCCGGCGCCGGCCAGCGGCGAGCCGGTGCTGCTGGAACGAATGGCCGGCAACCTGATCGAGAATGCGCTGCGCTACAACCACACCGGCGGACACGTCGCGGTGACCTCCGGCATCGCGGACGGGCGCGCGTTCCTGCGGGTGGTCAACACCGGCCGCCCGGTCACGCCGGAGGAGGAGCGGCGGCTGTTCGAGCCGTTCGTCCGGGGCGCCGCCAACGGCACCTGTGGGGCCGGGCTCGGCCTGTCCATCGTTCGGGCGGTCGTCACCGCGCACGACGGGGAGATCTCCAGCACCGCCCGGCCGACCGGCGGCATGGACATCGCCGTACACCTGCCGCCGGCCCTGGGGCTACCACCCGTGCCGGGTCCGACCGGTGGCTCGGATGACCCCGACGTCCGACCGCCACGACCCACCGCTCGCCCGTCATGA
- a CDS encoding DUF397 domain-containing protein has protein sequence MDNLTGAQWHKSGRSGASGNNCVEVADNLTGVVLVRDSKDPDAGNLTFTPYAWRAFIQNLSTS, from the coding sequence ATGGACAACCTGACCGGCGCCCAATGGCACAAATCCGGCCGCAGCGGCGCCAGTGGCAACAACTGTGTGGAGGTGGCGGACAACCTGACCGGGGTCGTACTCGTCCGGGACAGCAAGGACCCCGACGCCGGCAACCTGACCTTCACCCCGTACGCCTGGCGAGCCTTCATCCAGAACCTGTCCACTTCCTGA
- a CDS encoding helix-turn-helix domain-containing protein translates to MADEPTPTADLIRAQLRRMRATAGLSQEEYGKRAHYSASMVSAVELGQRPLDEVYLARADKVFGTGDLFVSLLKLAARDGEPTWFRPWLEAERAAKQLRCFEPMLIPGLLQTEDYARAVIRGDVTLTDDEVNALVASRLARQAILDREHPPQVTAVLDESALHRFTEESATVMAGQLTHLITFARQPNVSVHVIPTKVGLHIGLSGSFVLARSDDGGWVGHLDNQLGGTVVDHTEEVEVLLARWESVRNVALPTWQSVELIEEVMKPWTT, encoded by the coding sequence GTGGCGGACGAGCCGACACCCACGGCGGACCTGATCCGCGCCCAACTACGCCGGATGCGGGCCACCGCCGGCCTCAGCCAGGAGGAGTACGGCAAACGCGCGCACTACTCCGCGTCAATGGTGTCGGCGGTGGAGCTGGGTCAGCGACCGCTGGACGAGGTGTACCTGGCCCGTGCCGACAAGGTGTTCGGCACCGGCGATCTCTTCGTCTCGCTCCTGAAACTGGCCGCCCGAGACGGCGAACCAACCTGGTTCCGTCCCTGGCTGGAGGCCGAGCGAGCGGCGAAACAACTTCGCTGTTTCGAACCAATGCTGATTCCCGGACTGCTTCAGACCGAGGACTATGCCCGAGCGGTCATCCGTGGTGATGTCACGCTCACCGATGACGAGGTGAACGCCCTCGTCGCGTCACGACTGGCCCGACAGGCCATCCTGGACCGGGAGCACCCACCCCAGGTCACAGCCGTACTCGACGAATCGGCGCTGCACCGGTTCACCGAGGAGTCCGCCACGGTGATGGCCGGGCAGCTCACCCACTTGATCACCTTCGCCAGGCAACCAAACGTGAGTGTGCACGTCATTCCGACCAAGGTCGGCCTACACATCGGACTGAGCGGCTCGTTCGTGCTGGCCCGGTCGGATGACGGCGGCTGGGTGGGACACCTGGACAACCAGCTCGGCGGGACCGTGGTAGACCACACCGAGGAGGTGGAAGTCCTTCTGGCAAGGTGGGAGAGTGTCCGCAACGTCGCGCTGCCCACTTGGCAGTCGGTAGAGCTGATCGAGGAAGTGATGAAGCCATGGACAACCTGA
- a CDS encoding DsbA family protein has product MPGRTIADLWFDPACPYTWTTSRWLLEVAKVRPVEVRWHVMSLSVLNEGRDDDPEGDPDGYLWVPVRICTAVREKYGPEALGRLYTAMWTVARGDGDWLGELHAALAAAGLPPELAEVGMSTEYDEAVRASHAEGIGLVGEHVGTPIIAATGPDGRRVAFFGPVISRIPVGEEAGRLWDGTLLVAGVPGFHELKGAPHAEPQLDLPG; this is encoded by the coding sequence GTGCCGGGACGTACGATCGCCGACCTCTGGTTCGACCCCGCCTGCCCGTACACCTGGACGACCTCGCGGTGGCTGCTGGAGGTGGCCAAGGTCCGGCCGGTGGAGGTGCGCTGGCACGTGATGAGCCTGTCGGTGCTCAACGAGGGCCGGGACGACGACCCGGAGGGCGACCCCGACGGATACCTCTGGGTACCGGTCCGGATCTGCACCGCCGTACGCGAGAAGTACGGCCCGGAGGCGCTCGGCCGGCTCTACACCGCGATGTGGACCGTGGCCCGTGGCGACGGGGACTGGCTCGGCGAGCTGCACGCCGCGCTGGCCGCCGCCGGACTGCCGCCGGAACTCGCCGAGGTCGGCATGTCGACGGAGTACGACGAGGCGGTACGGGCCTCGCACGCCGAGGGGATCGGCCTGGTCGGCGAGCACGTCGGCACGCCGATCATCGCGGCGACCGGGCCCGACGGCCGGCGCGTCGCCTTCTTCGGTCCGGTCATCTCCCGGATCCCCGTCGGCGAGGAGGCCGGCCGGCTCTGGGACGGAACGCTGCTGGTGGCCGGCGTACCCGGTTTCCACGAGCTGAAGGGTGCGCCGCACGCGGAGCCGCAGCTCGACCTTCCGGGGTGA
- a CDS encoding SAM-dependent methyltransferase — protein sequence MTDNPEPDVPYGKPPSILDTAAPHSARVWNYWLGGTDNFEADRQLGDQVREVFPGVVEVARVSRAFLVRAVTLLAGERGVRQFLDIGTGLPSADNTHEVAQRIAPKSRIVYVDNDPLVLMHARELLASSSDGVIDYLDADVHEPDKILRGAARTLDLGQPIALMMLGVLGNVLDYDRAREILARLVEALPSGSYLVVNDGTNVVDRAAKDAATKMSFEAGTPYVSRSPQELTRFFDGLELLEPGVVSTPRWRPGPDVKLPDEVDVFCGVGRKP from the coding sequence ATGACCGACAACCCGGAACCGGACGTCCCGTACGGGAAGCCGCCCTCCATTCTCGACACGGCCGCCCCACACAGCGCCCGGGTCTGGAACTACTGGCTGGGCGGTACGGACAACTTCGAGGCCGATCGGCAGCTCGGCGACCAGGTCCGGGAGGTCTTTCCAGGGGTCGTCGAGGTGGCCAGGGTCTCCCGGGCGTTTCTCGTCCGGGCCGTCACGCTGCTCGCCGGTGAGCGGGGAGTTCGCCAGTTCCTCGACATCGGCACCGGGTTGCCGAGCGCCGACAACACCCACGAGGTCGCCCAGCGCATCGCCCCGAAGTCGCGGATCGTCTACGTCGACAACGATCCCCTGGTGCTGATGCACGCCCGGGAACTGCTCGCCAGCAGTTCGGACGGCGTGATCGACTACCTCGACGCCGACGTACACGAACCGGACAAGATCCTGCGTGGCGCCGCCCGTACCCTGGATCTCGGCCAGCCGATCGCCCTGATGATGCTCGGAGTCCTCGGCAACGTGCTCGACTACGACCGCGCCCGGGAGATCCTGGCCCGGCTGGTGGAGGCGCTTCCGTCCGGCAGTTACCTGGTGGTCAACGACGGCACCAACGTCGTCGACCGCGCGGCGAAGGACGCCGCCACCAAGATGTCCTTCGAGGCCGGCACGCCGTACGTCTCGCGTAGTCCGCAGGAGCTGACCCGGTTCTTCGACGGCCTCGAACTGCTGGAGCCCGGCGTGGTCTCCACGCCACGCTGGCGCCCCGGGCCCGACGTCAAGCTGCCCGACGAGGTGGATGTCTTCTGCGGGGTCGGCCGCAAGCCCTGA
- a CDS encoding NUDIX domain-containing protein, with protein MTEQPARSADEVLDIVDEHDRVLGQAPRGEAYARRLRHRCVFVLARDPAGLIFVHRRTPGKLVFPSRYDMFVGGVVGAGESYDEAALREAEEELGVSGLPAPVPLFRFLYETPEHTWWSAVYEVRCALPVEPQPEEIAWYAFLDEDELHRRLAEWAWVPDGLAAYRRLLSWRRQQVAE; from the coding sequence GTGACCGAACAACCGGCCCGCTCCGCCGATGAGGTGCTGGACATCGTCGACGAGCACGACCGGGTGCTGGGGCAGGCGCCGCGCGGCGAGGCGTACGCGCGCAGACTGCGGCACCGGTGCGTGTTCGTACTGGCTCGGGATCCGGCCGGGCTGATCTTCGTGCACCGCCGTACCCCCGGGAAGCTCGTCTTCCCGTCCCGGTACGACATGTTCGTCGGCGGGGTGGTCGGGGCGGGCGAGTCGTACGACGAGGCGGCCCTGCGCGAGGCCGAGGAGGAACTCGGAGTTTCCGGACTGCCCGCCCCGGTTCCGCTGTTCCGGTTCCTCTACGAGACGCCCGAGCACACCTGGTGGTCGGCCGTCTACGAGGTGCGCTGCGCGCTGCCGGTCGAGCCGCAGCCGGAGGAGATCGCCTGGTACGCCTTTCTCGACGAGGATGAGCTGCACCGGCGGCTCGCCGAGTGGGCGTGGGTGCCGGACGGGCTGGCGGCGTACCGGCGGCTGCTCTCCTGGCGGCGGCAGCAGGTGGCGGAGTAG
- a CDS encoding GNAT family N-acetyltransferase, which produces MLEEELATTRAKPIIRPAEPADVDVLHRFVCELAEVEQFPGPVAAQPADLAAALFGPHAVAEAVVATIDGLPAGFALFYPTYSTVLGRPGIHLEDLYIDPEHRGSGLGRALLTHLAELAVRRGGGRLEWWVLHTNDPALRFYARLRARPLDEIAVMRLDGDLLHALAGKAGADAAGA; this is translated from the coding sequence ATGCTTGAAGAGGAACTGGCCACGACCCGGGCGAAGCCGATCATCCGGCCGGCGGAGCCGGCGGATGTCGACGTGCTGCACCGCTTCGTCTGCGAACTCGCCGAGGTGGAGCAGTTTCCCGGGCCGGTCGCCGCCCAGCCGGCGGACCTCGCGGCGGCGCTGTTCGGTCCGCACGCCGTCGCCGAGGCCGTGGTCGCCACCATCGACGGGCTGCCGGCCGGGTTCGCCCTGTTCTATCCCACCTACAGCACCGTGCTCGGCCGCCCCGGTATCCACCTCGAAGACCTGTACATCGATCCCGAGCACCGGGGGAGCGGGCTGGGGCGCGCGCTGCTCACCCACCTCGCCGAGCTGGCGGTACGCCGGGGTGGCGGCCGGCTGGAGTGGTGGGTCCTGCACACCAACGACCCGGCGCTGCGCTTCTACGCCCGGCTGCGCGCCCGGCCGCTCGACGAGATCGCGGTGATGCGTCTCGACGGCGACCTGCTGCACGCCCTGGCGGGGAAGGCCGGGGCAGATGCCGCAGGAGCTTGA